In Kaistella sp. 97-N-M2, the sequence CGATATGGGCAAAGCCCTTTGCGCCACCGCCAGAGAGCGAGAGACCGATTTTCGGATTTGGCGGAACTTTGAAACCTTCCTTCACCTGAGAAAAAAGGGTGATATTTGCACAAATAACCAATAAGAGCAGTATTTTAATTTTCATTAGTCTTTAATATAAATTCTTTTTACACGACGGGAGATGGAGGTTAAAACCTCGTAGGGTATCGTGTTGCAATATTTTGCAAATTCCTCCAGAGAAGGTTTAGTATTAAAAATGATGACTTCTTCCCCTTCATTTACCCTTTCTTCTCCAATATCGATCATCATCATGTCCATGCAGACATTTCCGACGATGGGAAACAGTTTCTGATGGATTCCGACTGAACCCTGCTGACTTGTAATCAATCGCGGAATCCCATCGGCATATCCTACGGGGATTGTTGCAATTTTTGTGGAGTTTTCGGCAATGTAGTTTCTGCTGTATCCCACGGAATCTCCGGCCTCGATTTCTGAAATTTGCGAAATCACCGTTTTGAAACTTACTGCATTTCGAAGGTGTTTTTTCAGTTTTTGGTTGGAGGTTATCCCAACCATTCCAATTCCGATCCGAACCATGTCAAATTGATATTGAGGATAATTAACAATCCCGGAAGAATTTAAAATGTGACGTAGCGGCTGATAATTTAAACCAAAAATTAAACGGTCGGAATTTTCGGTAAAAGTTTTGATTTGGTCGAGCGTGTATGCTTGTTCTTCAGCATCGTCGGAGGACGACAGATGACTGAATATCGACTTTACCTTTACATTCATGGAACTGAGTTCCTTTAAAAGTAAGTCAATTTCGGTTCCTTTAAAACCCAAACGGTGCATGCCGGTTTCCAGTTTTAAATGGATGGGATATTTTCGCTGAATTCCTTTGTGGATGAGCTGTTGATTGAATCGCTCCAAAACACGAAAACTATAAATCTCCGGCTCCAGGTTGTAATCAATAATGCTGTTATAGCTGTGCTGCTCGGGATTCATGACCATGATCGGGGTGGTAATTCCATTTTTTCGGAGGTCAATTCCTTCGTCTGCGTAGGCAACACCAAGATAATCGATGTGGTGATGCTGCAAAAATTCGGCAATTTCATATCCACCGAGACCGTAAGAATATGCTTTTACCATTGCCATCATCTTCGTTTCGGGCTTTAATAAAGCTTTATGGGCGTTGATGTTGTGAATAATGGCATTTAAATTAACTTCCAACACCGTGTCGTGTTTCTGTAATTCTAAAAAAGTCTTTAGGCGGTCAATTTCGAATTTTCGCGCGCCTTTTAGCAAAATTAAAGAATCTTCAATCTGATTAAGCAGCGTACTTTCAATAAGATCCTTTGTGTTATCGAAAGTATAAGTTGCAGCTTCGAAAAAGTTTTGAAAATTAGTAATTTCGTTTCCGATTAAAAAAATTTTATCAAAATCCTGTTGATTTGTCAACGCGGCGACCTGATGGTAAAGCTTGTCTGCATCTTTACCTTCCACAAAATCTGTTATAATTAAAACTTTACTTTTTCTATTATATTGATGAATAAACTGAAAAGAAATCATCAGCGAATCCAAATCTAAATTATAAGAATCGTTGATGATTAAATTGTTTCGCAGGCCGTTTACGCTTTCTAAGCGCATTTCTACAGCTTTTAAAGAATTAATTTTTTTGATGACCTCAGAATCTTCAAAGCCAAATTGCTTTAAAACGGCAATTACACACAGCGCGTTGCTCAAAGTCGCCTCATCTTTTTCCTGTATAGGAATTGAAAATTCGCCCGCAGAATAATGAACTGTTATTTTTTTGTTTTGAATTTTTCCCGACTTACCAAGAGAAAAATCATTTTGGTTTTTAAGGCCGTATGATATTAAATTTTTACTGGAGTAAAGCTCAGTAACCAGTTTTAAAACCAGGTCGTTATCTCCGTTAAAAATTATGGTTTTTGAATTTTTAAAAAGTAAAAGCTTCTCGTGGATCAATTGCTCTTCCGACTCGAAATTGGCGGAATGTGCTGAGCCAATGTGCGTCAGAATTCCGATATCGGGCGATAATATGCCTTCTAAAACCGTCATTTCTCCCGGTTTCGAAATACCAACCTCGAAAATACCAAGTTCGTGCGTGCTGTTAGTCGCAAGAAGCGAAATTGGCAAACCAATTTGCGAATTGAAACTCTTCGGACTTTTTACGGTAATAAGTTTGTCGAAAAGACTTTGATAAAGCCATTCCTTAACGATGGTTTTGCCGTTGCTGCCCGTAATACCAATGGTTTGCACCTGAAACTGATGAATGTGATGTTGCGCCAGCTTCTGCAGAAATTTGATGGAATTTTCAACAATAATCCAGGTAATCTGTGCGGTGTTTTCCGGAATGTGCTCCGAGATAATTATCGTGACACCTTTTTCAATCGCAAATTGAATATATTTCTCGCCTGAATTTTTGGTGGTGTTGATTGCTATGAAAGCTGTATTTGCCCACGTATAAATGTTTCTGCTGTCAAATTCAATTTGCTTTACAGAAAGATTTTCTTCACCGATTAGTTTTGACCCTGTAATGTCTGCGAGTTGTCTTGTGGTATAATTCATGAGCTTTTGTTCACAAATTCGTCGTTGAAAACTTTTCTGCTTACCGCTTCATAGCTTTCTGTTTCGCCAAGTTCAACCAGATCTTTGCTCGCAGAGATACGCATGGAGTAGTTGGCTAAATTTCCTGTTCGTTTGCAGATTGCGTGTACTTTCGTCACATATTCAGCGGTGGCCATCAAGTTCGGAATTGAACCAAAAGGACGGCCCATAAAATCCATATCCAAACCTGCAATCACCACGCGTATACCACTGTTAGCCAATTTATTCGCTACGTCCACAATACTTTCATCAAAAAACTGAGCTTCGTCAATTCCCACCACATCGCAATTGGAACCGAGAAGTAAGATTTCGGCCGGGCTTTCTACAGGAGTGCTTCTTATCTTGGTTTGATTATGGGAAACAACTTCTGCATCCGCATACCTAACGTCTAATTTTGGTTTAAAGATTTCTACGTTTTGACCTGCCATTTCTGCACGCCGTAACCGCCGGATAAGTTCTTCGGTTTTCCCCGAAAACATCGAGCCGCAGATGACCTCCATCCAGCCGCTTTGTTTTGCGTGATTAATTGTATTTTCTAAAAACATTTGTTAAATTAGCCGTAATATTCAGAGACCAAAAATAGGGAAATTTAATAAGACTTTATCATGCAGAACCTTCAAGATATACAAGAAAAGATTTTTTTCGAAGCCAAAAATATCCTCGATACGCTCACTAAAATTGATTCTAAAGATGAACTCCTGACGAAACAGGATTTGTTCGCAGAGTTAACAGATCGAATTTCTTTTCTCCGTATTCTCGAAAAAAATAAAGAAAGTTTTCTGGAAGATAAGTCGGTTGAATTACAAACGAAACCAGAATATTTTGACGCCAGCGAGCATCATTTCGAAGATTCGACTTTCGATGAAGATATGATTGAGGAAGAAGTTCTTTTTACGACTGAAATTAATGCGATTCAGACCGAACAAAATAAGGCGGAAGACGCAGAAGAATTTAGCGATACAGGAAATTCGCCGGAAATTTATGCCGAAGAAAACGCTCCTTCACCGGAAAATATAGAATTCGGCGACGAAGATAATTTTACAGAAATTGACGTTCCGAAAGAGGAAATAAACGGTGAAGAAGACAACGTTGATCCGGACCAGCACTTATCGCAAAAGGAGCAAGACTTTCTGGAGTCGGAAGAGCGCCGCCGGAAAATTGTGGAGATTAACAAACATGAAGTTTCTCATCCGACGGCCGCAGAGGTAATTCAGGAACAGAAGGCGATTCAACAACAACAGGCAGAAAAAAAATTCAGACTATCCAGTATTAAAGGTTTAAAAGCTGTTCAAAACTTATTTGACGAAGACCCGTTAGAAAAATTAAAGGACGAAACTTCCGTAAATAAGGAATCAATAGGCGATTCCGGAAGCTTATTGAAGACCAACATTCCCACCGACTTTATGGAAGCTCCAAAGAAACAGCATGAATTTAAGCTGGATTTTAATGATAAAGTGGCTTTTACAAAATTGCTTTTCCATGGCGACGAAAATGAACTGAAAAGTACGATCGACCGCTTAAATTCTTTTGATAATGTGGAAGAGGCAAGAAAATACTTAAGCGACGTTTATTATCAGAAAGACTGGAGCAAAGTGGATGAGTACGCGCAACGACTTTGGGATCTGGTTGAAAATAAATTTCTTTAAACTATTAGGAGCCAAAATTTAATTCGCACAGCACTTCGCGATCAACAGCAAAATATGATAAAAGATATTTCAGACTTCGACAACGTTTTTTTTATTGGAGTAGCAGGAGTTGGAATGAGCGCCATTGCGCAATATTTAAAAGGAATTGGAAAAAATGTTTCC encodes:
- a CDS encoding bifunctional UDP-N-acetylmuramoyl-tripeptide:D-alanyl-D-alanine ligase/alanine racemase, yielding MNYTTRQLADITGSKLIGEENLSVKQIEFDSRNIYTWANTAFIAINTTKNSGEKYIQFAIEKGVTIIISEHIPENTAQITWIIVENSIKFLQKLAQHHIHQFQVQTIGITGSNGKTIVKEWLYQSLFDKLITVKSPKSFNSQIGLPISLLATNSTHELGIFEVGISKPGEMTVLEGILSPDIGILTHIGSAHSANFESEEQLIHEKLLLFKNSKTIIFNGDNDLVLKLVTELYSSKNLISYGLKNQNDFSLGKSGKIQNKKITVHYSAGEFSIPIQEKDEATLSNALCVIAVLKQFGFEDSEVIKKINSLKAVEMRLESVNGLRNNLIINDSYNLDLDSLMISFQFIHQYNRKSKVLIITDFVEGKDADKLYHQVAALTNQQDFDKIFLIGNEITNFQNFFEAATYTFDNTKDLIESTLLNQIEDSLILLKGARKFEIDRLKTFLELQKHDTVLEVNLNAIIHNINAHKALLKPETKMMAMVKAYSYGLGGYEIAEFLQHHHIDYLGVAYADEGIDLRKNGITTPIMVMNPEQHSYNSIIDYNLEPEIYSFRVLERFNQQLIHKGIQRKYPIHLKLETGMHRLGFKGTEIDLLLKELSSMNVKVKSIFSHLSSSDDAEEQAYTLDQIKTFTENSDRLIFGLNYQPLRHILNSSGIVNYPQYQFDMVRIGIGMVGITSNQKLKKHLRNAVSFKTVISQISEIEAGDSVGYSRNYIAENSTKIATIPVGYADGIPRLITSQQGSVGIHQKLFPIVGNVCMDMMMIDIGEERVNEGEEVIIFNTKPSLEEFAKYCNTIPYEVLTSISRRVKRIYIKD
- a CDS encoding thymidine kinase encodes the protein MFLENTINHAKQSGWMEVICGSMFSGKTEELIRRLRRAEMAGQNVEIFKPKLDVRYADAEVVSHNQTKIRSTPVESPAEILLLGSNCDVVGIDEAQFFDESIVDVANKLANSGIRVVIAGLDMDFMGRPFGSIPNLMATAEYVTKVHAICKRTGNLANYSMRISASKDLVELGETESYEAVSRKVFNDEFVNKSS